In the Gammaproteobacteria bacterium genome, one interval contains:
- a CDS encoding glutamine--tRNA ligase/YqeY domain fusion protein: MNTEPTRPTNFIRDIIEADLAAGRHQAIRTRFPPEPNGYLHIGHAKSIWLNFGVAADYRGTCNLRFDDTNPHKENPEFVAAIQEDVRWLGYDWADRLYFASDYFEQLYGFAVELIEKGLAFVCELDAEAMRAYRGTLTEPGRPSPYRERPVAENLDLFRRMRAGEFPDGSRVLRAKIDMAAPNMNMRDPVLYRIRHGVVHHQTGAEWCLYPMYDFTHPVSDALEGITHSLCTLEFEDHRPLYDWVVAHVSVPSRPRQIEFARLNLKYTVMSKRRLTQLVEQGHVAGWDDPRMPTIAGLRRRGVPPAAIKDFCRRVGVTKADAMVEMGVLENCVREDLDAAAPRAMAVLRPLKVVIDNYPADTTELIAASRHPKDAAMGTRELTLAREIYIDREDFREEANKKFKRLVTGGEVRLRNAYVIRCDGVVKDPGSGEVTELHCSYDPDTLGADPVGRKVRGVIHWVPAHQSLAAEVRLYDRLFTTPVPGAGREDKDFIADLNPESLVVLAGCRVEPSLAAATPGARFQFEREGYFCLDADTGEGGVPVFNRTVTLRDSWSRTEAAGGP, encoded by the coding sequence ATGAATACTGAGCCCACCCGTCCCACAAACTTCATCCGCGACATCATCGAGGCCGACCTGGCCGCCGGCCGGCATCAGGCCATCAGGACGCGCTTTCCGCCGGAGCCCAACGGCTACCTGCATATCGGCCATGCCAAGTCCATCTGGCTGAACTTCGGCGTGGCGGCGGACTACCGGGGCACCTGCAACCTGCGTTTCGACGATACCAACCCCCACAAGGAGAATCCGGAGTTCGTGGCCGCCATCCAGGAGGACGTGCGCTGGCTGGGCTACGACTGGGCGGACCGGCTCTACTTCGCCTCGGACTACTTCGAGCAGCTCTACGGCTTCGCGGTGGAACTCATCGAGAAGGGTCTTGCCTTCGTGTGCGAGCTGGATGCCGAGGCCATGCGCGCCTACCGCGGCACCCTCACCGAGCCCGGCCGCCCGAGCCCCTATCGGGAACGTCCCGTGGCGGAGAACCTGGATCTCTTCAGGCGCATGCGGGCGGGGGAGTTCCCCGATGGCTCCCGGGTGCTGCGGGCGAAGATCGACATGGCGGCGCCCAACATGAACATGCGTGACCCTGTGCTGTACCGCATCCGCCACGGCGTGGTGCACCACCAGACCGGGGCCGAGTGGTGCCTGTATCCCATGTACGACTTCACCCACCCCGTGTCCGACGCCCTCGAGGGCATCACCCACTCCCTGTGCACCCTGGAGTTCGAGGACCACCGGCCCCTCTACGACTGGGTGGTGGCGCACGTCTCGGTGCCCAGCCGGCCCCGCCAGATCGAGTTCGCACGCCTCAATCTCAAGTACACGGTGATGAGCAAGCGCCGGCTTACCCAGCTGGTGGAGCAGGGCCACGTGGCGGGCTGGGACGACCCCCGCATGCCCACCATCGCCGGCCTGCGCCGGCGCGGCGTGCCGCCGGCGGCCATCAAGGATTTCTGCCGCCGGGTGGGGGTCACCAAGGCCGATGCCATGGTGGAGATGGGGGTGCTGGAGAACTGTGTGCGCGAGGACCTGGACGCCGCGGCGCCACGGGCCATGGCGGTGTTGCGACCCCTGAAGGTGGTCATCGACAACTACCCCGCGGACACCACCGAGCTTATCGCTGCGTCCCGCCACCCCAAGGACGCGGCCATGGGCACCCGCGAACTCACCCTGGCCCGGGAGATCTACATCGACCGCGAGGACTTCCGCGAGGAGGCCAATAAGAAGTTCAAGCGCCTGGTGACGGGGGGCGAGGTGAGGCTGCGTAATGCCTATGTCATCCGTTGCGACGGGGTCGTCAAGGACCCGGGCAGCGGCGAGGTGACGGAACTGCATTGCAGCTACGATCCCGACACCCTGGGGGCCGACCCGGTGGGCCGCAAGGTGCGCGGCGTCATCCACTGGGTGCCGGCGCACCAGAGCCTGGCCGCCGAGGTGCGGCTCTACGATCGCCTGTTCACGACACCGGTGCCGGGCGCGGGGCGGGAGGACAAGGACTTCATCGCCGATCTGAACCCGGAATCCCTGGTGGTGCTGGCGGGCTGTCGGGTGGAGCCGAGCCTCGCGGCGGCGACCCCGGGCGCGCGCTTCCAGTTCGAGCGGGAAGGGTACTTCTGCCTGGATGCGGACACCGGAGAGGGCGGGGTGCCGGTGTTCAACCGTACCGTCACCCTGCGGGACAGCTGGTCGCGTACCGAGGCCGCAGGGGGACCCTAG